DNA from Acidobacteriota bacterium:
CGAACGTAAAGGATGTTCTTCTGATCGTATTCGAATTCCACCCAGGACCCACGATAGGGAATGATCTTTCCCAAGAAGTAGGTCTTGGCGCTGGCCGACTCGAAAAACACGCCGGGAGATCGATGCAACTGGCTGACAATGACACGCTCGGTGCCATTGATCACGAAGGTTCCATTGTCGGTCATCAATGGAATCTCACCGAAGTAGACTTCCTGCTCCTTGATGTCCCGGATGGCTTTGCCCCCCGAATCGGGGTCCTTGTCGTAAATCGTCAGCCGGATGGTCACCTTCAGCGGCGCGGCATAGGTCATTCCCCGTTCCTGGCACTCGGCCACGTCGTACTTCAAATTGAGGCTGACGGGATCGCCGCAGTCGTCGCAAAACTTGGCCGCATTTCGGTTGTAGGTTCCGCATTGGGGACAGACGACGTCGTCGATGGAGAACGGGTTGGTCACAATATCCGCGTCGCAGGATTCGCATTTGACTCTCAAGTGCTGCAAACCCTTGAGTTGACCGCACTTGCATTCCCAGTTGCCGATCGAGTAATCCACAAACTCCAGCGAGGAGACACCTCGAAAGTCGCTGATGGGAAACACGGAATTGAACACGGCTTGCAGACCGATATCCTCACGCTCATCGGGCAGCAGGCTCATTTGAAGGAATCGCTCATACGATTTCCTTTGAACCTCTATGAGGTTGGGAATCTGAATGGAAGTGAGGATCTTGGAAAAGTTCACTCGCTCCCTGGAATGTCCGTTTGAAGCAGTGCCCATTGGCTTGACTCCTTCAGATTGCGTAGAAAGCGCTCAGCCTGAGTTCTTTAACCGGCGACCCGGTCAGAAATGCAGGCCATCGCTCTGGCTGCTGCCCGAAAACGCAAAAGAAACCGGCTCGCCCTCGAGTCTGGCGTGCCCGGGCATCGGAATCCCGGACACACCTGTAGGTCGATTGGTGGGTTTGGAAATTCGAATTAGGGGAATCGTGGTTCTCAAGCTATTTCAATTCGACGGTAGCTCCCGCCTCTTCAAACTTCTTCTTGAGGGCTTCTGCCTCGTCTTTGGGAATACCTTCCCTAACGGGCTTGGGGGCACTGTCTACCAGATCCTTGGCCTCCTTGAGGCCGAGACTGGTCACTTCGCGAACCACTTTGATGGTATTGATCTTCTTGCTGGCACCGAAACCAGTGAGAATCACGCTGAATTCCGTCTGCTCCTCAACCTCCTCGGCTGCCGGGCCGGCTGGGCCGGCCACGGCCACGGGAGCGGCGGCAGCGGCGGATACCC
Protein-coding regions in this window:
- the rplL gene encoding 50S ribosomal protein L7/L12, which produces MTEKIQKLLDEIQQLTLLEASELVKGLEDRFGVSAAAAAPVAVAGPAGPAAEEVEEQTEFSVILTGFGASKKINTIKVVREVTSLGLKEAKDLVDSAPKPVREGIPKDEAEALKKKFEEAGATVELK